A stretch of Arachis hypogaea cultivar Tifrunner chromosome 15, arahy.Tifrunner.gnm2.J5K5, whole genome shotgun sequence DNA encodes these proteins:
- the LOC112749645 gene encoding transcription initiation factor IIE subunit beta, whose translation MSLQGKLDSFKKQQAKCQSTLSSIAASKAANQKQKQNPASAAASPVPAIKFSNDTERLQQINGIRKAPVGAQMKRVIELLYETRQAFTPEQINEACYVDMRANKDVFENMRKNPKVKFDGERFSYKSKHDVKDKSQLLYLIRKFPEGIAVIDLKDSYPAVMEDLQGLKAAGQIWLLSNFDSQEDIAYPNDPRVPIKVDDDLKQLFRGIELPRDMLDIERDLQKNGMKPATNTAKRRSAAQMQGITPKAKPKAKKTEISKRTKLTNAHLPELFQKLKDS comes from the exons ATGTCGCTGCAAGGAAAGCTGGACAGCTTCAAGAAGCAGCAGGCGAAGTGCCAGTCGACGCTGTCAAGCATCGCGGCGTCGAAGGCTGCCAATCAAAAACAGAAACAGAATCCTGCTTCGGCAGCAGCTTCTCCGGTGCCGGCAATTAAATTCTCAAATGACACAGAGAGGCTTCAACAGATCAACGGTATCCGCAAAGCCCCCGTTGGGGCTCAGATGAAGCGTGTCATCGAACTCCTCTATGAG ACAAGGCAGGCTTTTACACCAGAACAGATAAATGAGGCTTGCTATGTGGATATGAGGGCAAACAAAGATGTTTTTGAGAATATGAGGAAAAACCCCAAAGTCAAATTTGATGGGGAACGATTCTCTTACAAG TCGAAGCATGATGTTAAGGACAAAAGTCAGTTGCTTTACCTGATTCGCAAGTTTCCGGAGGGCATTGCTGTTATTGACTTGAAGGATTCCTATCCAGCTGTGATGGAGGACTTGCAG GGTTTGAAAGCCGCAGGGCAGATTTGGCTGCTATCCAACTTTGATTCACAAGAAGACATTGCATATCCTAATGATCCCAGGGTACCCATTAAGGTTGATGATGACCTGAAACAGCTTTTTCGGGGGATTGAATTGCCTCGTGATATGCTTGACATAGAGAGGGATCTCCAAAAGAATGGAATGAAGCCTGCTACTAACACTGCAAAGAGGAGGAGTGCGGCGCAAATGCAAGGCATTACTCCCAAGGCCAAGCCCAAGGCTAAGAAGACCGAAATCAGCAAGAGGACTAAGCTCACCAATGCCCATCTTCCAGAGCTTTTCCAGAAATTGAAAGATTCCTGA
- the LOC112749646 gene encoding tetraspanin-10, protein MGVGTSTFIIKWINFITMLLAIAVIVFGMWMSNHHDGCRKSLTVPMIGLGAFIFFISVIGFIGALKRSSILLWIYLIMLCFILVGILIFTVLAFIVTNNGSGHSVAGLRYKEYQLQDYSPWFLKQINNSHNWEHLRGCLVKSEDCSILSKKYKTLKQYKSAKLTPIEAGCCGPPSECGYPAVNASYYDLTFHPISSNIDCKLYKNSRAIKCYDCDSCKAGVAQYMKTEWRVVAIFNVALFLVLSIIYFVGCCARRSAARNQHSKA, encoded by the exons atggGAGTAGGAACAAGCACTTTTATTATCAAATGGATCAACTTTATCACCATG CTTTTGGCAATAGCAGTTATAGTATTTGGGATGTGGATGAGCAATCATCATGATGGATGCAGAAAGTCTCTTACTGTTCCTATGATCGGCCTTGGAGCATTCATTTTCTTCAT ATCCGTGATTGGCTTCATAGGCGCTCTGAAAAGAAGCTCCATACTGTTATGGATT TATCTAATCATGCTGTGTTTCATCTTGGTGGGAATCCTGATCTTCACAGTGCTGGC GTTCATTGTGACTAATAATGGATCAGGTCATAGTGTGGCTGGCTTGAG GTATAAGGAATATCAACTCCAAGATTATAGTCCATGGTTTCTCAAGCAA ATTAACAATTCTCATAACTGGGAGCACTTGAGGGGTTGCCTAGTCAAATCTGAAGACTGCAGTATACTTTCCAAGAAATACAAG ACTCTTAAACAATATAAATCAGCTAAATTGACCCCAATTGAAGCTGGTTGCTGCGGACCACCTTCTGA ATGTGGATATCCTGCTGTAAATGCATCGTACTATGATTTGACCTTTCACCCAATTAGCTCCAACATTGACTGCAAGCTGTACAAAAATTCTCGTGCCATCAAATGCTATGATTGTGATTCATGCAA GGCTGGCGTGGCACAATACATGAAAACTGAGTGGAGAGTTGTTGCAATCTTTAATGTTGCTTTATTTCTTGTCTTG tcaattatatactttgtgggaTGCTGTGCACGACGAAGTGCTGCCAGGAACCAACATTCAAAAGCTTGA